One genomic region from Rattus norvegicus strain BN/NHsdMcwi chromosome 10, GRCr8, whole genome shotgun sequence encodes:
- the Krt14 gene encoding keratin, type I cytoskeletal 14: MATCSRQFTSSSSMKGSCGIGGGSSRMSSVLAGGSCRAPSTYGGMSRFSSAGAYAVGSGYGGGFSSSSFGGGFGGGIGGGIGGGLGGGIGGGFGGGIGGGFGGGIGSGFGGGLGDGLLVGSEKVTMQNLNDRLATYLDKVRALEEANSDLEVKIRDWYQRQRPTEIKDYSPYFKTIEDLKSKILAATVDNANVLLQIDNARLAADDFRTKFETEQSLRINVESDINGLRRVLDELTLARADLEMQIESLKEELAYLKKNHEEEMASMRGQVGGDVNVEMDAAPGVDLSRILNEMRDQYEKMAEKNRKDAEDWFFTKTEELNREVATNSELVQSGKSEISELRRTMQNLEIELQSQLSMKASLENNLEETKGRYCMQLAQIQEMIGSVEEQLAQLRCEMEQQNQEYKILLDVKTRLEQEIATYRRLLEGEDAHLSSAQFSSSSQFSSGSQSSRDVTSTNRQIRTKVMDVHDGKVVSTHEQVLRTKN, encoded by the exons ATGGCCACCTGCAGCCGTCAGTTCACCTCCTCCAGCTCCATGAAGGGCTCCTGTGGCATCGGTGGTGGCTCTAGCCGCATGTCCTCCGTCCTGGCTGGAGGATCCTGCCGGGCTCCCAGCACCTACGGGGGCATGTCTCGTTTCTCCTCTGCGGGAGCCTATGCGGTTGGAAGTGGCTATGGTGGGGgcttcagcagcagcagtttTGGTGGTGGATTTGGTGGAGGAATTGGTGGTGGTATTGGTGGAGGACTtggtggtggtattggtggtggatttggtggtggtattggtggtGGATTTGGTGGTGGTATTGGTAGTGGATTTGGTGGTGGTCTTGGCGATGGGCTCCTGGTTGGCAGTGAGAAAGTGACCATGCAGAACCTCAATGACCGCTTGGCCACCTACCTGGATAAGGTGCGTGCCCTGGAAGAGGCCAACAGTGACCTGGAGGTGAAGATCCGTGACTGGTACCAGAGGCAGCGCCCCACTGAGATCAAAGACTACAGCCCCTACTTCAAGACCATCGAGGACCTGAAGAGCAAG ATCCTGGCAGCCACTGTGGACAATGCCAATGTCCTCCTGCAGATTGACAATGCCCGCCTGGCGGCTGATGACTTCCGTACCAA GTTTGAGACAGAGCAGAGCCTGCGCATAAATGTGGAGTCTGACATCAATGGCCTACGCCGGGTGCTGGATGAGCTGACCCTGGCCAGAGCTGACCTGGAGATGCAGATTGAGAGCCTCAAGGAAGAGCTGGCCTACCTGAAGAAGAACCACGAGGAG GAAATGGCTTCCATGAGAGGCCAGGTGGGCGGGGACGTCAACGTGGAGATGGATGCGGCCCCTGGTGTGGACCTGAGCCGCATCCTGAACGAGATGCGGGATCAGTATGAGAAGATGGCAGAGAAGAACCGCAAGGATGCCGAAGATTGGTTCTTCACCAAG ACAGAGGAGCTGAACCGCGAGGTGGCCACCAACAGCGAACTGGTGCAGAGCGGCAAGAGCGAGATCTCCGAGCTCCGGCGCACGATGCAGAACCTGGAGATCGAGCTGCAGTCCCAGCTCAGCATG AAAGCATCCCTGGAGAATAACCTGGAGGAGACCAAAGGCCGTTACTGCATGCAGCTGGCCCAGATCCAGGAGATGATCGGCAGCGTGGAGGAGCAGCTGGCTCAGCTGCGCTGCGAGATGGAGCAGCAGAATCAGGAGTACAAGATCCTGCTGGATGTGAAGACTCGGCTGGAGCAGGAGATCGCCACCTACCGCCGTCTGCTGGAGGGCGAGGATGCTCA CCTTTCATCTGCCCAATTCTCCTCATCGTCTCAATTCTCCTCTGGCTCTCAATCATCCAGAGATG TGACCTCCACCAACCGCCAGATCCGCACCAAGGTCATGGATGTGCACGATGGCAAGGTGGTCTCCACCCACGAGCAGGTCCTGCGCACCAAGAACTAA